The following proteins come from a genomic window of Flavobacterium crocinum:
- a CDS encoding RDD family protein, whose translation MSELSINTTQNVKINFIAANVGERIGAFFIDIAIIVSYIYTISLVIFDWLRVERLMFNLDGWSKGAIYLIIYSPVIVYSLVLESVFEGQSFGKKLIKIKVVKIDGYQAGFGDYLIRWFFRVIDFFSFFGLPGLVSVITSKKSQRLGDMAAGTAVITLKNRINISHTILEEIGDSYVPTYPLVIKLSDNDMRIIKETYQRAKAQNDHEIIYKLVAKIESVTGIKNQSGDNSDFIRVILKDYNFYTQHM comes from the coding sequence AAAATGTCAAAATAAATTTTATCGCCGCAAATGTGGGCGAACGAATAGGGGCTTTTTTCATTGATATTGCTATCATTGTCTCCTATATTTACACTATTTCTTTGGTTATTTTTGACTGGCTTCGGGTGGAACGTTTGATGTTTAATCTGGACGGATGGTCCAAAGGGGCTATTTATTTAATTATATATTCGCCCGTTATTGTCTATTCGCTGGTTTTAGAAAGTGTTTTTGAAGGACAGTCGTTTGGAAAAAAACTGATAAAAATTAAAGTCGTAAAAATTGATGGTTATCAGGCAGGTTTTGGAGATTATTTAATTCGCTGGTTTTTTAGAGTAATCGATTTTTTTAGTTTTTTCGGACTTCCGGGACTGGTAAGTGTGATTACAAGTAAGAAATCGCAACGCTTGGGTGATATGGCAGCGGGAACGGCGGTTATTACTTTAAAAAACAGAATTAATATCAGTCATACTATTTTGGAAGAAATAGGCGATTCGTATGTGCCAACGTATCCTTTAGTCATAAAACTTTCAGATAATGATATGAGGATTATTAAAGAAACTTATCAAAGGGCCAAAGCCCAAAATGATCATGAAATCATTTATAAACTGGTAGCCAAAATAGAAAGTGTAACAGGTATTAAAAATCAGTCAGGAGATAACAGTGATTTTATACGAGTAATTTTAAAAGATTACAATTTCTATACACAACATATGTAG
- a CDS encoding PH domain-containing protein → MEKFKSKIDLWLALLLIIIFGFALIQFAYVKNWIGFSFMFCISAFIIHMFATTFYTIERDKLRIKCGFLIDFSIDIKNIKSISQTFNVISSPALSLDRLEIIYGKNNSILISPKDKKGFLEVIKRVNPEIEIVLKK, encoded by the coding sequence ATGGAAAAATTCAAATCTAAAATTGACTTATGGCTGGCATTGCTGTTAATTATAATTTTTGGGTTTGCATTGATACAGTTTGCTTATGTTAAAAATTGGATAGGTTTTTCTTTTATGTTTTGTATCAGCGCTTTCATTATACATATGTTTGCTACTACTTTTTATACAATCGAAAGAGACAAACTGCGAATAAAATGTGGCTTTCTTATTGATTTTTCGATTGATATTAAAAATATAAAAAGTATTTCTCAAACGTTCAATGTTATAAGTTCGCCAGCGCTTTCATTGGACAGATTAGAAATTATATATGGAAAAAACAATTCGATACTAATTTCCCCAAAAGATAAAAAAGGATTTTTAGAAGTAATAAAAAGAGTAAATCCTGAAATAGAAATAGTATTAAAAAAATAG
- a CDS encoding trimeric intracellular cation channel family protein, whose protein sequence is MFHLLDIIGTMAFAMSGALTAMHKKLDPFGVFIIAFVTAVGGGTLRDVLIGRTPVGWMRDMQYVYVIILGFFLAILFRKSFDKLRTSLFLFDTIGLGVFTLIGLERGILTGLHPAICIALGTMTACFGGVIRDILCNEIPNVFREEIYATICIFGGIIFFGLRKLNLNDDILYLVTSLVIIIIRLMAVKYKWHLKAFDHK, encoded by the coding sequence ATGTTTCATTTACTTGATATTATTGGGACAATGGCGTTTGCTATGTCCGGCGCTTTAACGGCAATGCATAAAAAACTTGATCCGTTTGGGGTTTTTATTATTGCTTTTGTGACAGCGGTAGGAGGCGGAACGCTGCGAGATGTCCTTATTGGAAGAACTCCCGTTGGCTGGATGCGAGATATGCAGTATGTTTACGTGATTATTTTGGGTTTTTTCCTGGCGATTCTTTTTAGAAAAAGCTTTGATAAACTAAGAACTTCCTTGTTTCTATTTGATACGATTGGTCTTGGCGTCTTTACTTTAATTGGTTTGGAAAGAGGGATTTTAACGGGACTTCATCCTGCCATTTGCATTGCTTTGGGAACAATGACAGCTTGTTTTGGAGGCGTAATCAGAGATATTTTGTGTAATGAAATTCCGAACGTTTTTAGGGAAGAAATTTACGCTACAATCTGTATTTTTGGCGGAATCATTTTTTTTGGTTTAAGAAAATTAAATCTGAATGACGATATTTTATATCTCGTTACTTCACTTGTAATTATTATAATTCGTTTGATGGCAGTAAAATACAAATGGCATTTAAAAGCATTCGATCATAAATAA
- a CDS encoding FemAB family protein encodes MRKYTIKKYNHDYFSIWNDFIDQSKNGTFLFHRDFMEYHKDRFEDFSLLIFEEEKLKAILPTNIKGNIVYSHQGLTYGGLVFSSKLNAEKVELILDEILLFLRGNKIETFYYKPISDFYFSSGNKETEFFLLKRGAVLERKEMNLAVNLSVPLKISRSKLKHFRRIENLDLDIIEEEDFNPFWEKVLEPRLLEKHNAKPVHSKEEMAFLKSKFPKNIKQYSAYRNDEIIAGITIFETKNVVKSQYGATSKIGEEFRALDFLFINLIHKYKRKGKHFFDMGIVNSDTEDYNAGLLKQKEELGCTVYSQDFYKIEIK; translated from the coding sequence ATGAGAAAGTATACCATAAAAAAATACAATCATGATTATTTTTCGATCTGGAACGATTTTATTGATCAGTCAAAAAATGGTACTTTTTTGTTTCATCGTGATTTTATGGAATATCATAAAGATCGTTTTGAAGATTTTTCGCTTTTAATATTTGAAGAGGAAAAACTAAAAGCCATTCTTCCTACCAATATAAAAGGAAATATAGTTTATTCTCATCAGGGACTTACGTACGGCGGATTGGTTTTTTCTTCTAAACTGAATGCCGAAAAAGTAGAATTGATTCTGGATGAAATTTTACTTTTTTTGAGAGGAAATAAGATTGAAACTTTTTATTATAAACCAATTTCTGATTTTTATTTTTCTAGCGGAAATAAAGAAACAGAGTTTTTTTTATTGAAAAGAGGAGCGGTTTTAGAACGAAAAGAAATGAATTTGGCGGTTAATTTGTCGGTTCCATTAAAAATTTCTAGAAGTAAATTAAAGCACTTTAGAAGAATTGAAAATCTTGACTTGGATATAATTGAAGAAGAAGACTTTAATCCATTTTGGGAAAAAGTTCTTGAACCCAGATTGCTAGAAAAGCACAATGCTAAACCAGTTCATTCCAAAGAAGAAATGGCATTTTTAAAGTCTAAATTTCCGAAGAATATAAAACAGTATTCTGCTTACAGAAACGATGAAATTATTGCTGGTATAACCATTTTTGAAACTAAAAATGTAGTAAAATCACAATACGGGGCAACTTCAAAAATCGGGGAAGAGTTTAGAGCGCTTGATTTTTTATTCATCAATCTCATTCATAAATACAAGCGAAAAGGGAAACATTTCTTCGATATGGGAATTGTAAATTCAGATACCGAAGATTATAACGCAGGACTTTTAAAACAAAAAGAAGAATTAGGCTGTACGGTTTACAGTCAGGATTTTTATAAAATTGAAATCAAGTGA
- a CDS encoding DegT/DnrJ/EryC1/StrS family aminotransferase, with amino-acid sequence MIPFLDLKKINEPYETAFQEKLKTVLNNGWYILGKEGETFEKAFAEYCKSKYCIGVANGLDALILIFKGYIALGKLQKGDEVIVPANTYIASILAILQADLVPVLVEPRLETYNLNPDLIEEKIISKTKAILAVHLYGQLAEMESISQIAQKNNLIIVEDCAQSHGAISNLKSTIYNLKSASAFSFYPGKNLGCLGDGGAITTNDAELAKILFSLRNYGSEKKYQNEYVGVNSRLDELQAGFLNLKLPNLDVDNQKRRIIAKRYLSEVKNDKITLPFWDFSEIHVFHLFVIRTKNREKLQEYLTQNNIQTLIHYPIPPHKQKAFPDWNHLSFPITEKIHNEVLSLPMSPVLTESEVDFIIEILNQY; translated from the coding sequence GTGATACCATTTCTAGATCTAAAAAAAATAAACGAACCGTATGAAACTGCTTTTCAGGAAAAACTGAAAACGGTTTTAAATAACGGCTGGTATATTTTAGGAAAAGAAGGGGAAACATTTGAAAAAGCTTTCGCTGAATATTGCAAATCCAAATATTGTATTGGAGTAGCAAACGGATTGGATGCTTTAATTCTTATTTTTAAAGGCTATATCGCTTTAGGGAAATTGCAAAAAGGCGATGAAGTTATCGTTCCTGCGAATACTTATATTGCCAGTATTTTAGCCATCTTACAGGCAGATTTGGTTCCGGTTTTAGTCGAGCCAAGATTAGAAACTTACAATTTAAATCCGGATTTAATTGAAGAAAAAATTATTTCAAAAACAAAAGCAATTTTAGCTGTTCATCTCTACGGACAATTGGCTGAAATGGAAAGTATTTCTCAAATTGCACAAAAAAACAATTTAATCATAGTTGAAGATTGTGCTCAATCACACGGAGCAATTAGTAATCTAAAATCTACAATCTATAATCTAAAATCAGCGTCAGCATTTAGTTTTTATCCAGGAAAAAATCTTGGTTGTCTGGGTGACGGTGGTGCCATTACAACAAACGATGCTGAATTGGCAAAAATACTTTTCTCACTAAGAAATTATGGTTCCGAAAAAAAATATCAGAACGAATATGTTGGCGTAAATTCGAGATTAGACGAATTGCAGGCAGGTTTTTTAAACTTGAAATTACCCAATTTAGATGTAGATAATCAGAAAAGAAGAATTATTGCAAAGCGTTATTTATCCGAAGTAAAAAACGATAAAATAACATTGCCGTTTTGGGATTTTTCAGAGATTCATGTTTTTCATTTGTTTGTTATTCGAACAAAAAACAGAGAAAAGTTGCAAGAATATCTAACCCAGAATAATATTCAAACCTTAATTCATTATCCAATTCCTCCGCACAAACAAAAAGCTTTTCCGGATTGGAATCATTTATCTTTTCCTATTACCGAAAAGATTCATAATGAAGTTTTGAGTTTACCAATGAGTCCTGTTTTAACGGAATCGGAAGTAGATTTTATTATCGAAATTTTAAATCAGTACTAA
- a CDS encoding O-antigen translocase has translation MNFYKKIIQTSLFKITSLNSLSVALKIGIGLITSKILAVFVGPGGMALVGNLRNFLTSLENISTLGFQNGIVKYVAENEKSQAEFQKIITTVFISLIVVAFLLSCILFFAADYWNNRIFGNNKEYLVVFEVVALVLPFYAVSIFFVAVINGLGKFQKVIWINIIGNTIGLLVSVFMIFEYKTIGALLAIVIAPALLFLVTFYLIQKEIKVFQIIKLHLFDFQVLKNLSSYSLMALVSSVFGPLVFLAIRNHIMQDLGVVQAGYWETMTRISSYYLLFVSTILTVYFLPKLAKASTNEETKSIFWQYYKFILPLFVVALTVLYFCRYFTVQLLFSKEFLPVTNLFLWQLLGDIFKVCSLILGYQFFAKKLTSAFIITELFSLLLLYFASLFSIKTFQIEGVVIAYAFQNLIYLIVLSVYFRKSLF, from the coding sequence TTGAATTTCTATAAAAAAATAATTCAAACCAGTTTGTTTAAGATTACTTCTTTAAACAGTTTAAGTGTTGCATTAAAAATCGGAATTGGGTTAATTACTTCCAAAATATTAGCCGTTTTTGTTGGCCCGGGCGGAATGGCTTTGGTTGGAAATCTTCGTAATTTTTTAACTTCATTAGAAAATATTTCAACCTTAGGTTTCCAAAACGGAATTGTGAAATATGTAGCCGAAAATGAAAAAAGCCAAGCAGAATTTCAAAAAATAATAACGACCGTTTTTATAAGTTTAATTGTTGTCGCTTTTCTTTTAAGCTGTATTTTATTCTTTGCAGCCGATTATTGGAATAACAGAATTTTTGGAAATAATAAGGAGTACTTAGTAGTTTTTGAAGTTGTGGCTTTGGTTTTACCGTTTTACGCTGTGTCGATTTTTTTTGTTGCTGTAATTAATGGTTTGGGTAAATTCCAGAAAGTAATCTGGATTAATATCATCGGGAATACAATTGGGTTGTTGGTTTCGGTTTTTATGATTTTTGAGTACAAAACCATTGGCGCTTTGCTGGCTATTGTAATTGCGCCGGCGTTATTGTTTTTGGTCACATTTTATCTAATTCAAAAAGAGATTAAAGTTTTTCAAATCATAAAACTTCATTTATTTGATTTTCAGGTTTTAAAAAATCTTTCGTCATATTCCTTAATGGCTTTGGTTTCATCCGTTTTTGGACCTTTGGTATTTCTTGCTATTCGAAATCACATTATGCAGGATTTAGGAGTTGTACAGGCCGGATACTGGGAAACCATGACACGAATTTCTTCTTATTATCTGTTGTTTGTCAGCACAATTCTAACAGTTTATTTTTTGCCTAAATTAGCAAAAGCATCAACAAATGAAGAAACCAAAAGTATTTTTTGGCAATATTATAAATTTATTTTGCCGCTTTTTGTTGTGGCTTTAACGGTGCTTTATTTTTGCCGATATTTTACTGTACAATTGCTTTTTAGTAAAGAATTTTTGCCTGTAACCAATTTGTTTTTATGGCAGCTTTTAGGAGATATTTTTAAAGTCTGCTCACTCATTTTAGGTTATCAGTTTTTTGCCAAAAAATTGACTTCGGCTTTTATCATTACAGAATTATTTTCTCTGTTGCTTTTATATTTTGCAAGCTTGTTTAGTATTAAAACATTCCAGATCGAAGGAGTGGTAATAGCTTATGCTTTTCAAAATTTAATTTACCTAATTGTACTGTCTGTATATTTTAGAAAAAGTCTTTTTTAG
- a CDS encoding glycosyltransferase, with protein MKILLVGEYSHLHNSLKDGLLALGHDVFIIGQNDGFKNFPVDYPIQKKWDSGFLKKIKVAVYKLTGFDISSYLTYRQYLKFEEKCSGFDVVQLINENSFYCLPYFEKKIISSLLKNNQKLFLLSCGFDYLNVKYCFENPFFKSVIQLYLNNKIDEKSFANVLKFRRKSFLKLHQFIYKNCNGIIASDLDYHLPLQANNKYLGLIPNPINIDKLQFEPINIEDKIIIFHGINNDNYLKKGNDYFEKALEIIHEKYAEKVEIITVRSVPYSEYINLYNRSHILLDQIYGYDQGYNALESMAKGKVVFTNAENEFMSHYNLSQKICINAIPDVDYLVNELSFLIENPTAIVAIGKSARAFIEREHHYIKIAQQYMEKWNNN; from the coding sequence ATGAAAATTTTACTGGTAGGAGAATACAGTCATCTGCACAATTCTTTAAAAGATGGTTTGCTTGCATTAGGCCATGATGTTTTTATTATTGGTCAGAATGACGGTTTTAAAAATTTTCCTGTCGATTATCCGATTCAAAAAAAATGGGACAGCGGTTTTCTTAAAAAGATAAAAGTTGCCGTTTATAAATTGACTGGATTTGATATCAGCTCTTATTTAACTTATCGTCAATACCTGAAATTCGAAGAAAAATGTTCCGGTTTTGATGTCGTTCAGTTGATTAACGAAAATAGTTTTTATTGTCTTCCTTATTTTGAAAAAAAGATCATTTCCAGTCTTTTAAAAAACAATCAAAAGCTTTTTTTGCTAAGTTGCGGGTTCGATTATCTGAATGTGAAATATTGTTTTGAAAATCCTTTTTTTAAATCTGTAATTCAGTTATATCTAAACAACAAAATTGACGAAAAATCTTTTGCGAATGTTTTAAAATTTCGCCGTAAATCATTTTTGAAACTTCATCAGTTTATTTATAAAAACTGCAACGGAATTATTGCTTCCGATTTAGATTATCATCTTCCGTTACAAGCAAATAATAAATATTTGGGATTAATTCCGAACCCCATAAACATTGATAAACTTCAATTTGAACCAATCAATATTGAGGATAAAATCATTATTTTTCATGGTATCAATAATGACAATTATCTAAAAAAAGGAAATGATTACTTTGAAAAAGCTTTAGAAATTATTCACGAAAAATATGCTGAAAAAGTAGAAATAATCACTGTTCGCAGTGTTCCGTATTCCGAATATATCAATTTGTACAATCGTTCGCATATTTTATTAGACCAAATTTACGGATATGATCAGGGTTACAATGCGTTGGAATCTATGGCAAAAGGGAAAGTTGTTTTTACGAATGCCGAAAATGAATTTATGTCACATTACAATCTTTCTCAAAAAATCTGTATCAATGCAATTCCGGATGTTGATTATCTGGTCAACGAATTGTCTTTTTTAATTGAAAATCCTACAGCAATTGTTGCTATTGGAAAAAGTGCGAGAGCTTTTATTGAAAGAGAACATCATTATATAAAAATTGCTCAGCAATATATGGAAAAGTGGAATAATAACTAA
- a CDS encoding glycosyltransferase yields the protein MNKKKVAIISNSLGKGGAERFAALLTFMLEDSDFEVHSIIVNDVVDYSFTGNLFNLEKESSRYSFLFRKLKKGILLRRYLVQNNIEIVIDSRSRNVLFRELITRFIYRGLKINYIIHSYNFQNYFPASKFWSRIIYKNVEVLICVSKAIEQKVNQLYKLKNTVTIYNPFFIEKKELEKVLEPQNVILFFGRFDEKVKNFTLMLEAFSDSKIYLKDYKLHLMGSGNDVDFIQQKIGDLNLQDYVEILPFKQNPYNEVREAKFTLLTSHYEGFPMSVVESLALGTPVVAVDCNSGPGEIIQNEFNGLLVENYNKEALALAINRFADDDELYHFCKKNAAESVQHLSLKNISEQWKTLLINQK from the coding sequence ATGAATAAAAAGAAAGTTGCAATAATTTCAAATTCTTTAGGAAAAGGAGGAGCAGAACGTTTTGCAGCTTTATTGACTTTTATGTTGGAAGATTCTGATTTCGAAGTGCATTCTATTATTGTAAATGACGTTGTAGATTACTCGTTTACAGGAAATTTGTTCAATTTGGAAAAAGAAAGTTCTCGATATTCTTTTCTTTTTAGAAAACTAAAAAAAGGGATTTTACTTCGTCGCTATTTAGTTCAGAATAATATAGAAATTGTAATTGATAGCAGAAGCAGAAACGTCTTGTTTAGAGAATTGATTACAAGATTTATTTATCGAGGTCTAAAAATTAATTATATCATTCACAGTTATAATTTTCAGAATTATTTTCCTGCTTCAAAATTTTGGTCAAGAATCATTTATAAAAATGTAGAAGTTTTAATTTGTGTTTCAAAAGCAATCGAACAGAAAGTAAATCAGCTTTACAAGCTTAAAAATACAGTCACGATTTATAATCCGTTTTTTATTGAAAAAAAAGAACTTGAAAAAGTTTTGGAACCTCAAAATGTCATTTTATTTTTTGGAAGATTTGACGAAAAAGTGAAAAATTTTACCTTGATGCTGGAAGCTTTTTCAGATTCTAAAATTTATCTCAAAGATTATAAACTTCACCTAATGGGTTCCGGAAATGATGTAGATTTTATTCAGCAGAAAATTGGAGATTTGAATTTGCAGGATTATGTTGAAATTCTTCCTTTTAAACAAAATCCGTATAACGAAGTTCGTGAAGCAAAATTTACACTATTGACAAGTCATTATGAAGGTTTTCCCATGTCTGTTGTAGAATCTTTGGCTTTAGGAACTCCGGTTGTGGCGGTCGATTGTAATTCCGGACCGGGAGAAATTATTCAAAATGAATTTAATGGTCTGCTTGTTGAAAATTATAATAAAGAAGCATTGGCATTGGCAATAAATAGATTTGCGGATGACGACGAATTATATCATTTTTGTAAAAAGAATGCTGCTGAAAGTGTACAACATTTGTCTTTAAAAAATATTTCTGAACAATGGAAAACTCTTCTAATCAATCAAAAATAA
- a CDS encoding sugar 3,4-ketoisomerase, translating to MENSSNQSKINTVSDIRLIEIPKIQDRRGNLSVVEGDTIPFVSKRVYYLYDVPSGSKRGGHAHIEQQEFLISLSGSFDVVLKDGKNTKTVTLNKPNMGLLIVSGIWRELKNFSSGSVCLVLSSGEFSEEDYIREYKNFRLFKNR from the coding sequence ATGGAAAACTCTTCTAATCAATCAAAAATAAATACTGTTTCGGATATTCGTTTGATCGAAATTCCGAAGATTCAAGATCGAAGAGGTAATCTTTCAGTTGTTGAAGGAGATACCATTCCGTTTGTTTCCAAAAGGGTTTATTATCTGTATGATGTTCCAAGCGGAAGTAAGAGAGGCGGGCACGCACATATTGAGCAACAAGAATTTTTAATTTCTTTAAGCGGTAGTTTTGATGTGGTTTTAAAAGATGGAAAAAACACAAAAACGGTGACTTTAAATAAGCCCAATATGGGTTTGCTTATTGTTTCAGGTATTTGGCGTGAGCTTAAAAATTTCTCTTCCGGAAGTGTTTGTCTGGTCTTGTCTTCGGGTGAATTTAGCGAAGAAGATTATATCAGAGAATATAAAAATTTCAGGTTATTTAAAAACAGATGA
- a CDS encoding glycosyltransferase family 2 protein — translation MAFFSIIIPLYNKENFIGNTIQSILDQTFQDFEIIIVNDGSTDKSEEKILQFKDSRIQYYSKKNEGASTARNYGIEKASSDFITFLDADDYWYPTFLETMFNNIQAFPEQKVFSAAIEFDTSKKTIPAQYSISKSDNKTEIVNYFKASLKETVLCTSCAVFHKTVFKEAGNFDTKIKSGQDTDLWIRIGLIYPVVFSWKILARYVYDSESLSKNKKLIKEKMDFSKYEAIEKNNPDLKKLLDLNRFSLAVKSKIAGEKELFTKYYQPIDLKDLGFKKRFLLRLPAFSLVFLIKVKTILANLGLGSSVFK, via the coding sequence ATGGCTTTTTTCTCTATCATAATTCCACTTTACAATAAAGAAAATTTTATCGGCAATACGATACAAAGTATTCTGGATCAAACTTTTCAGGATTTTGAAATCATTATTGTAAACGATGGTTCTACCGACAAAAGCGAAGAAAAAATACTGCAGTTTAAAGATTCGAGAATTCAATATTACAGCAAAAAAAACGAAGGCGCTTCAACGGCAAGAAATTACGGAATCGAAAAAGCTTCTTCTGATTTCATAACTTTTCTTGACGCAGATGATTATTGGTATCCAACGTTTTTAGAAACGATGTTTAATAATATTCAGGCATTTCCGGAACAAAAAGTTTTTTCAGCTGCCATTGAATTTGATACTTCAAAAAAAACAATTCCAGCACAATATTCTATCTCAAAATCTGATAACAAAACTGAAATTGTAAATTATTTCAAAGCCAGTTTAAAAGAAACTGTTCTTTGTACTTCGTGTGCTGTTTTTCATAAAACTGTTTTTAAGGAAGCCGGAAATTTTGACACCAAAATAAAAAGTGGTCAGGATACCGATTTATGGATTAGAATTGGACTTATTTACCCCGTAGTTTTTTCGTGGAAAATATTAGCGCGTTATGTTTACGACTCGGAAAGCCTTTCGAAAAATAAAAAACTGATCAAAGAGAAAATGGATTTTTCGAAATATGAAGCAATAGAAAAGAACAATCCTGACTTGAAAAAACTTCTCGATTTAAACCGATTTTCATTAGCCGTAAAAAGTAAAATAGCCGGAGAGAAAGAGCTTTTTACTAAATATTACCAGCCAATTGACCTGAAAGATTTAGGCTTCAAAAAACGTTTTTTACTGCGCCTTCCCGCTTTTTCTTTGGTTTTTCTAATTAAAGTAAAAACTATACTTGCTAATTTAGGATTAGGTTCATCTGTTTTTAAATAA
- a CDS encoding glycosyltransferase family 2 protein: protein MLSVLIPVYNYNIFKLVEILYNQISDCDIPFEIICLDDASQEFLIENQRINQFKNCSFSILEKNIGRSAIRSVLAQKAIFENLLFLDADTIPVHHDFILNYISALKNNPKVVFGGILYEDKKPTEEFLLRWIYGKNREALSISQRNQNPPESALASNLLIKKEIVIRFPFDETITQYGYEDLLFFAVLKSNNIEIKHIENPVFHLNLETSIVFLDKTKTAIENLAFLNKENKISTNESRIIASFELLKMTKLFSVFYFVFRKLKSKIERNLVSKNPSLFLFDIYKLGYFSSLKSK from the coding sequence ATGCTTTCCGTTTTAATTCCGGTTTACAATTACAATATTTTTAAGCTTGTAGAAATCCTGTATAATCAAATTTCGGATTGTGACATTCCTTTTGAGATTATCTGTTTGGACGATGCTTCGCAAGAGTTTTTAATTGAAAACCAAAGAATTAATCAATTTAAAAACTGCTCCTTTTCTATTTTAGAAAAAAATATCGGACGAAGTGCGATTCGAAGTGTATTGGCACAAAAAGCAATTTTTGAAAACCTGCTTTTTTTAGATGCCGATACAATTCCTGTACATCACGATTTTATTTTGAATTATATTTCAGCATTAAAAAACAATCCAAAAGTAGTTTTTGGCGGAATTTTATATGAAGATAAAAAACCAACCGAAGAATTTCTCTTACGCTGGATTTATGGTAAAAACAGAGAAGCATTAAGTATTTCTCAAAGAAATCAGAATCCGCCTGAATCGGCTTTGGCTTCCAATTTATTAATCAAAAAAGAAATTGTAATTCGTTTTCCTTTTGATGAAACCATAACGCAATATGGTTATGAAGATTTACTCTTTTTTGCTGTTTTAAAATCTAATAATATTGAAATAAAACATATCGAAAATCCTGTCTTTCATTTAAATCTGGAAACTTCGATTGTGTTTTTGGATAAAACGAAAACTGCTATAGAAAATCTGGCATTTCTAAATAAAGAAAATAAGATCTCAACAAATGAAAGCAGAATTATTGCCTCATTTGAACTGCTAAAAATGACAAAACTGTTTTCTGTATTTTATTTTGTTTTTCGAAAATTAAAATCAAAAATAGAACGAAATTTAGTTTCGAAAAATCCTTCACTCTTTCTGTTTGATATTTATAAATTGGGGTATTTCAGCTCTTTAAAATCAAAATAA
- a CDS encoding cell division ATP-binding protein FtsE — MSQTVLSLKEVTIYQEGRKIISHINLDVNHGEFIYIIGKTGSGKSSFLKTLYADLPLIEGEGHIVEFDLATLKEKDIPYLRRKIGIVFQDFKLLPDRSIKDNMLFVLKATGWTEKEAMEHKIDEVLNKVGMINFLNKMPHQLSGGEQQRVAIARALLNDPEFILADEPTGNLDPQTSSEVLEVLKTINANGKTIIMATHDYALLMKFPSKTLKCEDERIFEVVQRSV, encoded by the coding sequence ATGTCACAAACCGTACTATCTCTTAAAGAAGTCACTATATATCAAGAAGGAAGAAAAATTATCTCTCACATTAATTTGGATGTTAATCACGGTGAATTTATCTACATAATCGGGAAAACAGGTTCCGGAAAAAGTAGCTTCTTAAAAACCTTATATGCTGATTTACCGCTAATTGAAGGAGAAGGACATATTGTTGAATTTGATTTGGCAACTTTAAAAGAAAAAGACATTCCGTACCTGAGACGTAAAATCGGAATTGTATTTCAGGATTTCAAACTGCTACCGGACCGTTCCATAAAAGACAATATGCTTTTTGTACTTAAAGCAACCGGTTGGACAGAAAAGGAAGCAATGGAACATAAAATCGATGAAGTTTTGAATAAAGTTGGAATGATCAACTTCCTGAACAAAATGCCTCACCAGCTTTCGGGTGGTGAACAACAACGTGTCGCTATTGCAAGAGCACTGCTTAATGATCCGGAATTTATTTTGGCAGACGAACCAACCGGAAATCTTGATCCGCAAACGAGCTCTGAAGTTTTAGAAGTATTAAAAACCATCAATGCCAACGGAAAAACCATTATCATGGCAACACACGATTATGCTTTATTGATGAAATTCCCTTCTAAAACATTGAAATGCGAAGATGAAAGAATCTTCGAAGTGGTGCAAAGAAGCGTGTAA